The genomic window GGAAAAAACATCAGTTTACATGTAAAAAGTAATATTTCTTACACTGAATGCATGTAAGTGTAAATATCTGCTTAAACAGCCAGACTACTTAATAcgtttttactgttattttttgtgtgttttttgtttatcaAGAATTTCATTTTCAATTAGACCTATTTATTCATTATGATCTAAGGAAAGTTGTATCACCCTGACATTGTTTACCTAATGCCCCCCAAACAATATCATAATTTAAGAGGTGGATTCAAGTCATTGTatttgtgaattgcatttttaatgtagtATGAAAtatctttttttcattttgaataaattagataaatgaataGATTCTGACTAAAAAACAAGTCAATAGACCTCTCTAGACAATAAGGGTACACATCTTTACATGGTCATATTACTGTGTATGCCCTCAGATGAAATCCTGCAGCCGACCCCTGGGTCACAGGCTGAAGTTAGACTTCTTTTGGGCTTTTTGACATTTATATTGATAAATAGAGTAGAGAGGGGTCAGTAAATGACGGGAGAAATAATGAATGTGGCCGGGACTCTACGCACCCCCTTGGGTACACATCGTCAGGGGTCCCTGATGGCTGAGAGTCCCTAAGCAGCCACGTATACGGCTTTTACCAAGAAAATTCCCTGATACAGCTCAGTGTGTTAGCTAACCAGTAGGATGTAGACCATCTAAACTCGTGCATATGCAGTATATTCAAATCAGTCGACAAACCTCATTCTCCTGGAACTGACTCAGGGCCCAAACTGTTCCTATAATCTGGCTGACACGATTACGGTCAGGCAGACTTTCCATGATATACTTCATGTCGACATGGTTCTTCTTTGTGGGAGGGGGTTTCCGCATGGTGGAGGGGCCGTTGGGGACCCATCCATACCAGTCAaactggaacacacacacacacacacacacacacacacacacacacacaactcagaTATTTTTTAATAGTTGAAAAGATAGACTCGCATGCTgcctaagatctccttttgtgtttaaggGAAGAggaaaaagtcatacaagtttgaaataACACTAGGCTGAGTAAATTTGGACAGAATTTATTTATTGATGAAATATCACTTAAAGTTTATGAAATCCTACCTGTCCAAAGTTGACTGCAGCATGTTGTGCTGAGACTGTAAAGATCACTACAGTCAGGTACTCAATTAAATCGTCTCGGGTTTTGAGGGACTTTGGAAAATCTGTGGACAATGAcatcaaatgtttgtttgtttacagatGTTAGTATACACATAGACACCTTGAATATGCAAATATACTCCATTGACACTTGTATgcaacaaccccccccccccattaatataccatgatcaatggaaacatgtaaacacCCTTGtctaaaacttttttaaacagCACGATCTTTCTTTTATGAATTATTAAGCATGCTGCTTATGACATCATATTGATGATAGATTCAtataatatttgtacttttaacattatttgtaaCACCACAGGGCAATTTAAAATGATCTAATGTAGGTAAGGATATcaaaaaatttgataaaaaaaaaaaacagaaaagaaacgaAATGGTGATCAGTTACAGAACCGAAGATATTCACTTTCTGTTTAAACATTCGTATACATTTCATCccacaatctttaaaaaaaaacgacCATTCACACGTTATGCATTAACTACATTTTTGTACGATTTTGTACTCACCACAGCGATCATCCATGCCAAAGCAAACTTCCTTAACAAAATTCTGAATCTCCTCATCACTCTGAACTGTCTCATCACACTTGTAGTAGATGTTCACCACATCAGAAACAAAACTACAGAAAGAGCAAATCAAATGACAAATCACCAAATTCCAAGGTGCAATATTTCTACATTGTTACAAATCTGGCTGAATTTTTAATCTGTTAATCATTCCCTCATTAACATTTGAACTGTTGTAAAACGTTCTTTATATTATCACCAACCTTTTCACTGCTTCCCAGACCATCATGCCATCATCCCTATAGTAGTAGTTGGGCACATCTGTCTTGCTATCCATTCCTCGATCTTTTATGGCCTCAGGAAAATGCAGGAACTTATAGGTGAAAGTCTCCATGACCTTTTTGACCACGTGCCCAAGTGTAAACCCACTTATGCTATTACACTTTGGAATAGAAGAACTTTAGTGAATCATCTGCAGCCTTGCAGTCGGAAATATCACAAATTTGAGTTACGTGCAAATGAACGACCAACTGAATTCATATTTACATGTGGGAAACCCACAATTGAGTATGATCATGAATCAATGAATTAATCAGACAATAAAAGAGATCTTGAATCTGTGCAATGGAAACATTAGTTTCTGACTGTTTCCTGAAGTTCTCCTCTCCATGTACTAATTCATCTTTATAACTTGAAAAGTACATTATTGAAGGTGTTCTTTAAAAAGTgctatttaaaacaattttagatgctgttcattattttaattatagcaCGTTATTGACATTAGATTTTGATTTATAtgggtatattttagttataatgctccttttgcttacatatgaaagacattctctcccagctaatgctgttaattatacagggaaccttctaactaggtacattacgaaaatataattttactaattatattttattggtttttCATCATTTaagtcacattttagctttttaaaaattaacacatcaatgtatttaatcaataaatatgattttataCAGCATACATTAGATTTTATTACaggtttaattgcataagttgtactatttacaggtatttacattgatttgttaaacactaaaaaaaaaaacaaaaaaaaaaaaacagtactttTACCTCTCTTTAAGGAAACCTTACCAGACATTTCTGTAAACAGTTATTTAAATTAGCACACGTCAATGAGAGATGACTCAAATggttttatctcatctgtgctatgcctgattagaataaaaaaaaatgtttttttgttgtttcaattaacaactgactgtaaaaagggtattaaaagagacttttTAAATTTACTAACGGGTCACGTGgcatggatcttgtctttggacacacaaggaacaacttttactctcaacacgcagtgaaaggatctcgcagCTGAATACTCCACCATTATACTaaacaattactggtgagtgaaatgtaaacattttccagccagttgccaaatatatacattttagtagcatagcatgaaatttggttgcaaatgcgagtgatttgcTCTCATTGAAGTGGACGGTTGCgaatagagtaaaagattgatcttgggatttaagaatcgatatcaagattgttcaaatgaagatcacgatgcacagaaaaatctatatttttacccatccATAATGCAAATACCAATAAAACTAGATCTATAAAACAGAATCTAGAGCATTGTGTTACTGTAAATGACAAAAGTCTGTAATTAATGAAGATTGTAAAAACTACATCCTCAAACCTCAAGGTAATGTGGCATTACTAGAGATAACAAGGACAGAAGAATACAACTAAGGCAGAGGCtataagtgtaaatagcaacaaaaagcatcttctttgcccTCTTCAGCCCTCTTAATCACAAACCGCTTCATCTCAATTAGCTCTTTCCAGTGATTATCTGCACACATATCTGGCTCCTGCACTGGCTATTGTGGGCAAACTCACAATATTTGCAGGACAAAATGTtccctgaatgaatgaatgggttGATACTGTATAATAGATAAAAGGGAGGAAGAgacattttctcttttttccaAAAAGAAGATtacaggtgcactcagtattttttttttcttaattaaaaaaagttgaacttctaaagacatgaattgtaattttgcaatacatgTATAAAATCACGACCACTCGCATtataatgaagactccagtcatatcagtaaccttattaaagctgttttattctacatggagagggtccacacatgagggccgccatgttagaatcacatgattaGCCGAAtattactcacttaatctcagtaaataTCCTGTTATTTGACTCTTTCACTCATTGATCAAATTAATCATGTCTGAATGTGAATAATGTCTTcagtggcatctgaaactgaaaactattgattttaaatgatgctgcatccaagccgctcagtgtcagtgcaagtccaagatgacacaaagacaaaagatactgaatgcacctttaagtgtCTGAAAAATTGATTTTatatgtgggttgatattgtgaGAAGTCTTTAGCAGGTCTAAATGTTCCTCATCAGTTTTCATAATTCTTAAtttttaaaatgatcattgttttttgtatttcaaGGTAAAGTTGTTCAAAACGAATGTGTTAGTTACGATAGCAAGTCGTGTTTGTTCTTCAGTCAGATCTTACGAAGGAATTATATGgccaaactttaaaaaaatatttttatataaataaatgcacagtcatttttattttaacattttacttgtaaataaagtaaataaagaatATTTCTTGGCCCTCGCCAAGTTTTCTTCTGGATAATCTGGCCCCAGCAAGAaaagtagttgaagagccctgcACTACACCATAGAGCGACACTTGAGGGTGCAGTTTGCCTTTCATTTCTGTCGGTCCACCAGACTACTGGAGAGCAAAAAGCACTGTGTGGCAGGAGCTATTTACACCTAGTAAAACTAAATATGACTACACTTGCTCCTGATTAAATGCTGTTTTATGTGTGGCCAGATTAAACTGGGGTAAAACTACCTTGTCGAAGACCCCTCCTTCAGAGATGAGATTTTCACGGGCTTCTGTGTTGATGGCAATGGTGTATCGAATATGTGGGATCAGTAACTGTGAGGAGTGAATGATGCAATTAAAAATATGACATTGACATGACAATATGACAAAGCATTTATCCTAAAACAGGAAATGTGGGTTCTAGGTTACACAATGCCAAATAAATAGGTATTTTGTAAAATTTGAGGCTGTTAGTCCCtataacattctgccaaacatcactTTTGGGTTTGccggaagagagaaagtcatacaagtttggaatgacatgagggtgagtaaattatttttaatttgacagaattaaaatgtttgtttgcaaaatgtgAAAGATTTGTGAAATTAGTCCTACCTTGTATACAGGATGGACTGCAGGGAGGTGTCTGTACATGGCTATGGTAAAAACCTCAGCAATCAGATGTGTCTTGAAAAAGTGTGTGAGCCCCTGATGAACATTAAAGTTGCAGGATCTGACCCAAATCTTGGCAAGCATCCAATCGAATTTATTATCACTCGGGAGAAAAATTGGGTTTCCCTCTCCTGGTTTTTGACAGAGCTGTTTCAGATAACATAGTAAACACAAATAGGATCATTTGTACAAAGTAATTGTacaagcatttttatttattttttattttcattttatccgGTCAACTAGCTACTGGTTCTATATATTACAGATACCTGAATGGCAATCGGCACAATTTGATCCTGTGTGTTCTTGTACAGGAGGCAGATGGGTGCAGCCAAATGCAGCTTAGTGTTTGGGTCTGTGGTATTGNNNNNNNNNNNNNNNNNNNNNNNNNNNNNNNNNNNNNNNNNNNNNNNNNNNNNNNNNNNNNNNNNNNNNNNNNNNNNNNNNNNNNNNNNNNNNNNNNNNNNNNNNNNNNNNNNNNNNNNNNNNNNNNNNNNNNNNNNNNNNNNNNNNNNNNNNNNNNNNNNNNNNNNNNNNNNNNNNNNNNNNNNNNNNNNNNNNNNNNNNNNNNNNNNNNNNNNNNNNNNNNNNNNNNNNNNNNNNNNNNNNNNNNNNNNNNNNNNNNNNNNNNNNNNNNNNNNNNNNNNNNNNNNNNNNNNNNNNNNNNNNNNNNNNNNNNNNNNNNNNNNNNNNNNNNNNNNNNNNNNNNNNNNNNNNNNNNNNNNNNNNNNNNNNNNNNNNNNNNNNNNNNNNNNNNNNNNNNNNNNNNNNNNNNNNNNNNNNNNNNNNNNNNNNNNNNNNNNNNNNNNNNNNNNNNNNNNNNNNNNNNNNNNNNNNNNNNNNNNNNNNNNNNNNNNNNNNNNNNNATGATCAGATTGCGGATGCCCCATTTTGACATTGACACAGCAAGCTTTTCTCACTTTATTAAAATGTACTTCAGGGTATTTTTCAACGACCTGACCAAGCCCAGAAAGACATTTGAGACGACCAGCCTCTTGAGTCTCTAATCACGCAACCGGTCCACTCTTCATTACCATGACAGAGCGCTATCCTTTAGCCGAGAAGGCGATGTCGGACGGCTATGCTCGGCTCAGGTTCAAGGACACGTCGCTGCTTATTTGGCAGCAGCAACAGCTGGACTTGGAGAAAGCGCCACCAACCAATTACCTGAGCCGCAGTAAGAGCACATGGTACAGCAAGTATGGCAACCAAGCAGTTGTGGTACGGGACAAAACAGAACTGAAAGACACCGACAGCACTGGACAGTCCCGAATTTGTGCTGTTATGTGATGTTACTTTGTCATGGATGATTCTCTTTAAAAAATGGGAACACATCTGAGTGTTTCTGTTCACGTGTCATTTCAACATGGCTTTTAAGTGTACTCTGAgtgcagtattttttttttaacatttagccTATATAATGGCATAGCACGCAAAAGTATAGCTGTAAGAAGTGGCTTGCTTTCTACGGTTGCCAAGACTGGATGAACTAAAACTCGTTTTTAGCAAGTCTGTACAACTTGCCTTCAATAAGCTGCTTTTAAGAATGCAGTATTTTCATGTTAGTGTTA from Xyrauchen texanus isolate HMW12.3.18 chromosome 3, RBS_HiC_50CHRs, whole genome shotgun sequence includes these protein-coding regions:
- the LOC127630693 gene encoding polyunsaturated fatty acid 5-lipoxygenase-like — translated: MLAKIWVRSCNFNVHQGLTHFFKTHLIAEVFTIAMYRHLPAVHPVYKLLIPHIRYTIAINTEARENLISEGGVFDKCNSISGFTLGHVVKKVMETFTYKFLHFPEAIKDRGMDSKTDVPNYYYRDDGMMVWEAVKSFVSDVVNIYYKCDETVQSDEEIQNFVKEVCFGMDDRCDFPKSLKTRDDLIEYLTVVIFTVSAQHAAVNFGQFDWYGWVPNGPSTMRKPPPTKKNHVDMKYIMESLPDRNRVSQIIGTVWALSQFQENEVFLGTYPDKYFTEQSVLNAMDTFRKELAKVTHIIKERNENLPLPYWYLSPDKIPNSIAI
- the LOC127630708 gene encoding putative uncharacterized protein BRD3OS, translating into MTERYPLAEKAMSDGYARLRFKDTSLLIWQQQQLDLEKAPPTNYLSRSKSTWYSKYGNQAVVVRDKTELKDTDSTGQSRICAVM